A genomic window from Canis lupus dingo isolate Sandy chromosome 13, ASM325472v2, whole genome shotgun sequence includes:
- the MAFA gene encoding transcription factor MafA — MAAELAMGAELPSSPLAIEYVNDFDLMKFEVKKEPPEAERFCHRLPPGSLSSTPLSTPCSSVPSSPSFCAPSPGTGGAGAGGGGGGGAQAGAAAGPPGGGPGAGGGAAGKPALEDLYWMSGYPQHLNPEALHLTPEDAVDALLGSGHHAGHHGAHHPAAAAAYEAFRGPGFAGGGGADELGAGPPHGAHHAAHHHHHAAHHHHHHHAAAAHGGAGLHVRLEERFSDDQLVSMSVRELNRQLRGFSKEEVIRLKQKRRTLKNRGYAQSCRFKRVQQRHILESEKCQLQSQVEQLKLEVGRLAKERDLYKEKYEKLAGRGGAGFPRESSPPQPQAGPGGAKGAPDFFL; from the coding sequence ATGGCCGCGGAGCTGGCGATGGGCGCCGAGCTGCCCAGCAGCCCGCTGGCCATCGAGTACGTCAACGACTTCGACCTGATGAAGTTCGAGGTGAAGAAGGAGCCGCCCGAGGCCGAGCGCTTCTGCCACCGCCTGCCGCCCGGCTCGCTGTCGTCGACGCCGCTCAGCACGCCCTGCTCCTCCGTGCCCTCCTCGCCCAGCTTCTGCGCGCCCAGCCCGGGCaccggcggcgcgggcgcggggggcggcgggggcggcggcgcgcaggccggggccgcggcggggccgccgggcgggggcccgggcgccggcgggggcgccgcggggaAGCCGGCGCTGGAGGATCTGTACTGGATGAGCGGCTACCCGCAGCACCTGAACCCCGAGGCGCTCCACCTGACGCCCGAGGACGCGGTGGACGCGCTCCTCGGCAGCGGCCACCACGCGGGGCACCACGGCGCGCACCACCCGGCGGCCGCCGCGGCCTACGAGGCCTTCCGGGGCCCGGGCttcgcgggcggcggcggcgcggacgAGCTGGGCGCCGGCCCCCCGCACGGCGCGCACCACGCGgcgcaccaccaccaccacgccgcgcaccaccaccaccaccaccacgcgGCCGCGGCCCACGGCGGCGCGGGCCTGCACGTGCGCCTGGAGGAGCGCTTCTCCGACGACCAGCTGGTGTCCATGTCGGTGCGCGAGCTGAACCGGCAGCTCCGCGGCTTCAGCAAGGAGGAGGTCATCCGGCTGAAGCAGAAGCGCCGCACGCTCAAGAACCGCGGCTACGCGCAGTCGTGCCGCTTCAAGCGCGTGCAGCAGCGGCACATCCTGGAGAGCGAGAAGTGCCAGCTCCAGAGCCAGGTGGAGCAGCTGAAGCTGGAGGTGGGGCGCCTGGCCAAGGAGCGGGACCTGTACAAGGAGAAATACGAGAAGctggcgggccggggcggggccggcttCCCGCGGGAGTCCTCGCCGCCGCAGCCGCAGGCCGGGCCCGGCGGGGCCAAGGGCGCCCCCGACTTCTTCCTGTGA